CTGATGCCCTGGTCGCTCAAGGCCCAGGAGCTGCTGCGTGACCCGTACGCCGCCGTGGGGGCTGCCTCCCGCGCGGCGCTGACGGACGTGGTGTCCGTGCTGGGACAGGCCACCGCCCGGGGACTGCCGCTGGGCGAGCTGTCCGCGCGCTTCACGGACAAGGCCACCCACGTGCAACGCTACGTGGAGGCGTACCGGCGCTACTGCTGGCCGGTGTCGTCGCTGGACGACGTGCGGCTGGCGCCGTTCCACCTGCTGGCCACGGAGGGCGCGACCCACGTGGACAAGGACCATGTCTGGCACATGGAGACGCTGGCGCGCGTGTGCCGCGCGGACCCATCGTTCCTGGTGGCCACGCCCTACCGCGTCGTGGCGCTGGAGGACGCGGAGGCGGTGGCCGGCGGCGTGCGGTGGTGGGAGGAGCTCACCGCGCGCGGCGGCGAGGGCATGGTGGTGAAGCCCTTCGGCTTCGCGGTGCGCGGGCGCAAGGGCGTGGTGCAGCCCGCCATCAAGTCCCGCGGCCCGGAGTACCTGCGCATCATCTACGGCCCGGAGTACACCGCGCCCGCGAACCTGGACCGGCTGCGCCAGCGAGGCCTGGGCACCAAGCGTTCCCTCGCGCTGCGCGAGTTCGCGCTGGGCGTGGAGGGACTGGAGCGCTTCACGAAGAAGGAGTCCCTGCGCCGCGTGCACGAGTGCGTCTTCGGCGTGCTCGCCCTGGAGAGCGAGCCCGTCGACCCGCGGCTCTGACTCAGTAGTTGAACTGGAGCTGGAGGCGCGTCACGTGCCCCTGCTCCTGGACATACGGGTAGCGCGACGAGGTGCGGTCCGCGATGACGTAGGCGGCCGTCAGCTCCAGCGCCTTCCAGAGCTGCCACTCCGCGCCCAGCTCCAGCTCGCGCACGTCGTAGCGGGGGGCGTTGGTCTCGAACTTCTTGCCGCCCTTGTAGAGGGTGCCGCGCACGTAGGGGATGAGCGACACGCCCACCACGCCGTCCAGCTTGTACATGAGCTGCGCGTAGCCCCCCTGCAGGTTCCGGCTGTCGATGAGCAGCGCGTCGTCCGGGCTCGAGCCCAGCGACGGCCCGCGTCCGATGTTGTATTCGGCCTGGAAGCCCAGGGGCTGCGGGTAGACCGTCAGGCTGACGATGGCGCGGGCATCCACCATGTTGGGGCCACGCGCGAGCGCATAGGCCGCGTCATCGCGCGGGGACGCGCTGAGGTTGAAACGGCCGTAGTAGGCGCCGGTGCCGACCTCCACGTACTGGGAGCCGAAGAGGAAGGGGTAGCTGACGCGCGCGACGGCGTGGGGGCTGTTGTTGCGCTCGGCGCGGTTGGCCGTCTGGCCGTTGTAGACGCCCAGGCCCACCACGCCGTAGTCGCCAGAGCCCTTGAGGCCGCTGTCGACGAGGAACTTGAAGCGCTCGCGGATGTGCGAGGGCGCCCAGTAGAAGAACACGCCCACGTCGCGCTCGTCCTTCAGCGCGCTGTTGATGGCGTCGTTGCGGTCCAGCGCGAGGCGGTTCTGGCTGGACTGGAGGTTCTCGAAGCCGAACGGCACCTTGGACTGGCCCACGCGGAAGCGGAACTCCTTCTTCGCGTCCACGAAGATGTCCGCGTACCAGTCCCGCATGACGGCGACGTTGTACTGGTCACCGATGACGGAGGCGAAGTCCGGCTGCAGGTAGATGGACACGTGCGGGTGCACGTCCCCAAAGATGACGAGCCGCGCGCGGCGGATGCCGAAGCCGGTGTCCCTGCCCAGGAAGCGGTCGCCCTGGTCGTTGATGAGCGAGTCGTTCGTCCGGAAGCTGGGCAGCCGGTTGTAGCGGACCTGCGTGTAGCCCCGGAGGCGGATGCTCTCGTACCAGGGCTTGCTCTTCTCCTTTTCCTTTTCCTTCTCCTCGGTGGGAGGCGCGACCTCGCCCTTGGGAGCGGACTCGGGAGGAGTCTCCTGGGCCACGGAGGAAGAGGAGAAGAAGAGCGCGGTACCAGCCAGCAGGGCCTGAAGGACGGAGCGGTGGGACGAAGCGAGGGTCATGGGTTCGTGGGAGCCGGGCGGGGAACAGGGAGGGACCCGCCCGGTCCCGATGTGGCGCTTCCGTTACCGAATGACGCCGCCTTCCGCCACGCACCGCCCCCTGTTGTTGCCACACCGTTACCAGCGACCCCGTCCTGTCACACGAACGAGCGTCCAGTGTCACACGTCCGTGACATGGCCCTGCCCCCCACCTCTGAACGAGTCATTCCCAGGGGTTGGCCTGGAAAAGCGGCCCGGAGGCAACCTGCGTCACGCTTTCGCGACAATCCCCTTCGGGCGGCATTCATCCGCTCCCCGGCAGCCGTGCGCCGGACCCGCACCGGGTGTCTCCGTCACCCGCGAGAAGCGACATGACCTCGATTGGAAAGCCTGGTTCGCGCCCCACCTCGTCCTCCGTGAGCTCGCAGCCGGTGAAGGCTCCCGTCACGGCGAAGCCCAACGCGGTGAAGGCCGCCGTCGCGCAGCGGATGAAGGACGGCTTTGACGCGGCCCCGCGCGCGGGCGCCGCTTCCCGGCCGGTGCTGTCCGCGGAGATCCGCTCCGGTGAGGGCGCCGGGGGCGTCGGTGGCGCCCTGGGCAAGGCGGCGGGCAAGGCGGCGGGCAAGGCGGCCGGCGGCCTTGGCGAAGCGCTGGGCAAGATCGCGGGCCGCGTGGGCAGCGCCCTCGCCGGGCCGCAGGTGAGCACGAACGCGGACGGCCGCACGGTGGTGGACCTGGGCGCGGGCAACAACACCGCGACGGTGTCGCAGAACAAGGACGGCGGGCTGACCATCAAGTCCGGCAGCGACACGGTGACGCTGACGGCGGAGCAGGCCAAGGGCGCCATCATCAACGGCGGTGACGGCAACGACTCCATCACCGTGGACGCGAGCGTCACGCAGGACGTCACCCTGGATGGCGGCGCGGGCGACGACAAGCTCACCGGCGGCAAGGGCAACGACACGCTCATCGGCGGCGCCGGCAACGACACCATTCTTGGCGGCGACGGCAAGGACACGCTGAAGGGCCAGGACGGCGACGACTACCTGGAGGGCGGCGCGGGCGATGACCGCATCCAGGGCGGCGCGGGCCGCGACGTGCTCTACGGCCTGGATGGCAACGACTCCCTGTCCGGCGGCAGCGGCCGGGACTACATCGACGGCGGCGCGGGCGATGACCGGGCCTCCGGCGGCGCGGGGGACGACCAGGTCATCGGCGGGCGCGGCAACGACACGCTGTCCGGTGGCTCGGGCAACGACGCGGTGGCGGGTGGCGCGGGCCAGGACACCGTCCGCGGCGGCACGGGCACGGACAAGCTCTACGTGGAGGAGAACGAGACCACCGCCGACGCGACCGGGGGCGAGCGCGAAATCGTCGACATGACGGACGCCGACCAGCGCGGCCGCTCGGTGACGGTGTCGGGCAGCGCGGACTTCCAGGCGCGCGTGCAGTCGGACCTGGACGCGATGCGCTCGCTGCCCTCGGGCCAGGAGCTGCTGCGCACGCTGGATGACAGCGGCCACACCACGACCATCAAGGAGACCTCCAGCGGCAACTCCGCGTCCGCGCAGAACAAGGACGACGCCTGGTTCAACGCGGACGGCACGCCGGGCAAGGGCACCAACGGCACGGTGAACTACAACACCACGCGCATCTCGCTGGGCAGCGAGGACTGGATGAACCGCCCGCCCGTCGTCGCCCTGTTCCACGAGCTGGTGCACGCCTCGGACTACGCCAACGGCACGCTGGCGCTCGGTGAGAAGAACGGCGTGAACAACCGCGAGACGTCCGCGGTGGGCCTGCCCATCGACCTGGACCAGGACCCGTCCACGCCGGACGTGGTGCAGGGCGGCCGCCCCGGAGAGAACGTCCTCCGCGACGACCTGAACCTGCCCACCCGCCCGCGCTACTAGGACCTAGGGGGCGCGCTGCTCCCGCTCGGCCTTCTGGATGAGCTCCAGCAGGGAGCGCAGGTGCGGCTCCGTCACGGGCTCCACCAACCGGACCGAGTGCCTCCGACCGCCGTCGTCCTCGATGGTGACGGAGTAACTCGTCCGGTCCGCGCCCCGCTGGGGGGAAGCCCCCACGGTGGCCGGCTGCTCGAAGAAGCGGGCCTCTCGCACCTCCCGCTGGAGCGCCTCCGCCGTGGCGGGAGGCAGGGCCGCCAGGTCCACGGTGCGGGGCCTGGCGAGGCCCGGGAAGAAGGCGACGCCTCCCTCCCGTTTGAGCTCGATTCGCATTCGGTCGACTCCAGGGCCTAGTGCTTGCGCTCCACCGGCTGCGCGGCCTGCTTCTGCATCTGCGGCGTCCAGGCCGGCTCGCCTGCCCGCTCCTTGGAGGCCTTGATGCCCACCTGGTTCCAGGCGTCACGCACGATCTTCTCCTCGTCGCCGCTGCCGTAGAGGCGGGCGGCCGCCGTTACGGTGAGCCGGGCGAAGGAGAGGAACGAGGCGTTGGGCTTCAGCCGGGGGTCGCGCAGCGTCTCCAGCCAGATGAGGCCAGCCTTCTCCCACGCGTAGCCCTTCAGGTTGGTGGCCGCGATGCAGAAAGCCTTGTTGGGAATGCCGGAGTTGATGTGCACGCCTCCGCCGTCTTCAAACGTCTTCACGAAGTCCTTCATGTGGGCCGGCTGCGGGTCCTTGCCAAGCATCTGATCGTCGAACGCGGTCCCCGGGTCCTTCATGGAGCGCAGGGCCTTGGCCTGGACCTTGTCGGTGAAGAGTCCCGCACCAATGAGCCAGTCGGCCTGCTCCGCCGTCTGATTCAACAGTCGCTGCTTCACGAGCGAGCCGAAGACGTCCGACATGGACTCATTGAGCGCGCCCGACTGGTAGAGGTACTCAAGAGGCCCCTCGAACTCCGTCACGCCGTGGGCGAGCTCGTGACCGATGACGTCCACCGAGATGGTGAAGCGGTTGAAGAGGTCGCCATCGCCGTCGCCGAACACCATGCGCTCGCCGTCCCAGAAGGCGTTGTTGTAGTTGCTGCCATAGTGGACGTGCGCGTTGAGGGGCATGCCGTTCCCGTCAATCGAGTTGCGCCCGAAGACCTCCCAGTAGAGGTCGTAGGTCCCGCCCAGGCCGACGTAGGCCTCGTCGACCGCCGGGTCACCCGTGTCGTCGCCTCCCTCGTTGCGAGCCACCGTTCCCAGGAAGTTCTCGGTGTTATGCATGTCGTAGATGGTGCGGAGCTTCTGGGTCTCCATGGCCATGAGGCGGGGCGCCAGTCGCCTGCCCAGTTGGGGCGCGCTGAGGCTCGACAGGCGGATGGCGCGCAGGGTGGTGTCAACGGAGAGAGTCCGCAGGGCCTTCGCACGCTGCTGTGGCGAGCCGTTCTGGGCAATCTGCCGGTTGACGTACGGCGGCACGATGCAATGGTGGGAATGCCAGATCCTGGAGTTGCAGCACATCACCAATCTCCTTTTGAAACGGGTACCCAAGGACGATGGTGATGACTCAGGGCGGTGCTCGGGACACGGCACGGCATGGGCTCCCCGGTCGCCAGGGAGCCCGTTCGGCGACTCGCGCTCAGGCCTGCTCGCGCGGCGCCACGACCAGCTTCGCCAGCGCGTCGCGCAACCGGTCGGGCATGGCCACGGCCCTCCGCGTCCGCCGGTCCACGAAGACGTGCACGAAGTGGCCGTGCGCCGCCGCCTGCTCCTCCCCTTCCTTGAAGATGGCGATGCCGTAGGTGACCGAGCGGTTGCCCAGCCTGTCCACGCACAGGCCCGCGCGCAGGCGGTCCGGATACGCGAGCGGCGCGCGGTAGGCGCACTTCGACTCCACCACCAGCCCGATGACCTCGCCCGTGTGGATGTCCAGGCCGCCCTCGTGGATGAGGTAGTGGTTCGCGACCGTGTCGAAGTAGCTGTAGTAGGTGACGTTGTTGATGTGGCCGTACACGTCGTTGTCCATCCACCGCGTGGTGATGGGCAGGAAGAAACGGTAGCGGTCGGCCGTCTCTGCGTCGGACACGGAAAGAAGCCCTCCAGGTTCGGGTTACCAGTAGCGCAGCGCCTGGTGGAACAGCTGCGTGAGGACGGGCCGGGTCATCTCCCGGGGCGCGTTCTGGAGCAGGCGCTGCTGCGGGAAGGCGCCCTCCGTGAGCGCGTCCACGTCCTCCGCCGTGTAGCCCACGCCCGAAAGGCCATTGGGCACGTCCACCGCGCGCATGAGCTGGACCACGCGGCCCGCCAGGACCTCGCCCGCGTCCCCGCTGCCCGCGCCGCGCACGTCCGCGCCCAGGAAGCCCGCGGCCTCCAGGTGGCGCTCGGGGTTCGCGGACGCCGTGTAGCGGAACACCGCGGGCGCGTTGACGATGACGGCCAGGCCGTGCGGCACCAGCGGTTCGTCCTGGGGATAGCCGGAGGGA
This DNA window, taken from Corallococcus coralloides DSM 2259, encodes the following:
- a CDS encoding protealysin inhibitor emfourin; translated protein: MRIELKREGGVAFFPGLARPRTVDLAALPPATAEALQREVREARFFEQPATVGASPQRGADRTSYSVTIEDDGGRRHSVRLVEPVTEPHLRSLLELIQKAEREQRAP
- a CDS encoding acyl-CoA thioesterase; this translates as MSDAETADRYRFFLPITTRWMDNDVYGHINNVTYYSYFDTVANHYLIHEGGLDIHTGEVIGLVVESKCAYRAPLAYPDRLRAGLCVDRLGNRSVTYGIAIFKEGEEQAAAHGHFVHVFVDRRTRRAVAMPDRLRDALAKLVVAPREQA
- a CDS encoding M4 family metallopeptidase; the protein is MPPYVNRQIAQNGSPQQRAKALRTLSVDTTLRAIRLSSLSAPQLGRRLAPRLMAMETQKLRTIYDMHNTENFLGTVARNEGGDDTGDPAVDEAYVGLGGTYDLYWEVFGRNSIDGNGMPLNAHVHYGSNYNNAFWDGERMVFGDGDGDLFNRFTISVDVIGHELAHGVTEFEGPLEYLYQSGALNESMSDVFGSLVKQRLLNQTAEQADWLIGAGLFTDKVQAKALRSMKDPGTAFDDQMLGKDPQPAHMKDFVKTFEDGGGVHINSGIPNKAFCIAATNLKGYAWEKAGLIWLETLRDPRLKPNASFLSFARLTVTAAARLYGSGDEEKIVRDAWNQVGIKASKERAGEPAWTPQMQKQAAQPVERKH
- a CDS encoding porin; translated protein: MTLASSHRSVLQALLAGTALFFSSSSVAQETPPESAPKGEVAPPTEEKEKEKEKSKPWYESIRLRGYTQVRYNRLPSFRTNDSLINDQGDRFLGRDTGFGIRRARLVIFGDVHPHVSIYLQPDFASVIGDQYNVAVMRDWYADIFVDAKKEFRFRVGQSKVPFGFENLQSSQNRLALDRNDAINSALKDERDVGVFFYWAPSHIRERFKFLVDSGLKGSGDYGVVGLGVYNGQTANRAERNNSPHAVARVSYPFLFGSQYVEVGTGAYYGRFNLSASPRDDAAYALARGPNMVDARAIVSLTVYPQPLGFQAEYNIGRGPSLGSSPDDALLIDSRNLQGGYAQLMYKLDGVVGVSLIPYVRGTLYKGGKKFETNAPRYDVRELELGAEWQLWKALELTAAYVIADRTSSRYPYVQEQGHVTRLQLQFNY
- a CDS encoding M91 family zinc metallopeptidase, with product MTSIGKPGSRPTSSSVSSQPVKAPVTAKPNAVKAAVAQRMKDGFDAAPRAGAASRPVLSAEIRSGEGAGGVGGALGKAAGKAAGKAAGGLGEALGKIAGRVGSALAGPQVSTNADGRTVVDLGAGNNTATVSQNKDGGLTIKSGSDTVTLTAEQAKGAIINGGDGNDSITVDASVTQDVTLDGGAGDDKLTGGKGNDTLIGGAGNDTILGGDGKDTLKGQDGDDYLEGGAGDDRIQGGAGRDVLYGLDGNDSLSGGSGRDYIDGGAGDDRASGGAGDDQVIGGRGNDTLSGGSGNDAVAGGAGQDTVRGGTGTDKLYVEENETTADATGGEREIVDMTDADQRGRSVTVSGSADFQARVQSDLDAMRSLPSGQELLRTLDDSGHTTTIKETSSGNSASAQNKDDAWFNADGTPGKGTNGTVNYNTTRISLGSEDWMNRPPVVALFHELVHASDYANGTLALGEKNGVNNRETSAVGLPIDLDQDPSTPDVVQGGRPGENVLRDDLNLPTRPRY